Genomic DNA from Paenibacillus donghaensis:
TGGAGCTGGACAAACCGCTCACCTATGAGCTTGAGGGGCTGGAGATCGGAGTCACCTCCAACTGTAATTTTCGCTGCGATTACTGCTGTGCCTATAATAGAAATGACGGACAATCGCTGGATGCCAAAGAGGTAATCCGGATTCTGGAGGAGCTGCCAGGGCTGAAGCGGGTACGCTTGTCCGGAGGCGAGGTTACGTTGAAGTTCCAGGAATGTGTGGAGATCGTAGCCTACTGCTCATCGAGAGGGATTCAGACTCAGCTGAACTCGAACGGGAGCCTGCTGAATGCGGAGCGGATTGAACAGCTTGTAGAAGCCGGGCTGACCACGATCCATATTTCCTTTAACTTCACCACGGCGGAAGCCTTCTCCCGCTATTACAATATTCATCCAACGATCTATGCCAAAATCAGAGAAAACATCACGATGTTCGCCGCCACCAGCGTCGATGTGGTACTGGAAACGCTGCTGTTCAACGAAACCGAAGGCCATATGCAGGAGATCAGCGAGCATGTGTACAGTATGGGGGTACGCACGCATGAGATTCAGAACAGTATCATTATGGACCATACCGGCTGGAAATCGATTGCTGCCCGTGAGCAGCTGAAGCTGGCCGTTCAAGAGCTGATCGACAATAAAAAGCAAGATACTGTGCTGTATTTCACCTGCATGGACCGTTTTATGGAGGCGCTGGGCTTCCAGGAGGAACCGGGCGTGTATTTCCCGCACTGCATTGAAGGCAAGAAGCAGCTTCATCTGCACGGCAACGGTGATATCCTGATCTCCGAGCTGTGCCATCCGGTCATTATCGGCAACATTTATCAGGGAACCTCCCTTAAGGATCTTTACAGCAACATGCCTGCTCCACTGGCGAAGTTTCTGGATAAGCAGCCTTGTCCGGCGCTGGATGCACTGTTTCCGCAGGGAGTCTAGACCAAGTTACAGCAAAAAGGGCACTTTCCGTAAGAGGCGAGTGTCCTTTTTCTGTGGCGATGCCGCTTATTCCGCTCAGAAGGCCAAATTAGATGCTTTCGGAGTTAGGTAGAGTTTAAAATGCCCTGGACTTGGGGCGCAATATGCAGCATGATAAAGAAATCTATCCTTACCGTGACTATGCGGAAGGCCCATCTGATCGAGGCAGCGCTCAAAGAGAATGATCCCGGACTCTTCATGTCACCCATGTGAGGAGGTAGACGGTCTGAAACTGGAGGATGAAGCATTCTGCCGTTATATCCAGAGACAGCTGGAAATTAATTTTACAGATAAGGAATGTATGAGGCTTCATACATAAGGTGAACTGCCCATGTTAGCTAATGTAAGGAAAGGGCTGATCCGCTCCAATACCTTTCTGGAGAAAATCATGCCGCTGATCACGCCCACCGCCATTGCCGTCGGCGTTCTGAGCGAACAGACCCTGCTGCCGCATACGGGCCTTGTGCCGTGGATTTTTGCCTTCATGACACTGGTCGGCAGCTTCAAATCGAATATGCACGATATGGTGACGGTGCTGCTGAAGCCGCAGAAGCTGCTGATCCTGATGCTGATTCTGCA
This window encodes:
- a CDS encoding radical SAM protein, giving the protein MSTRYKSLELDKPLTYELEGLEIGVTSNCNFRCDYCCAYNRNDGQSLDAKEVIRILEELPGLKRVRLSGGEVTLKFQECVEIVAYCSSRGIQTQLNSNGSLLNAERIEQLVEAGLTTIHISFNFTTAEAFSRYYNIHPTIYAKIRENITMFAATSVDVVLETLLFNETEGHMQEISEHVYSMGVRTHEIQNSIIMDHTGWKSIAAREQLKLAVQELIDNKKQDTVLYFTCMDRFMEALGFQEEPGVYFPHCIEGKKQLHLHGNGDILISELCHPVIIGNIYQGTSLKDLYSNMPAPLAKFLDKQPCPALDALFPQGV